The DNA window TCACCTCAGTCCTCTCCCGTAAACGGGAGAGGAAGACTATGGAAGGGGTTCTTGCTAGCCTCACCTCAATCCTCTCCCGCAAGCGGGAGAGGAAGACTAATGTAAACTACCCTGGTTCACCCCTCATCCCAACCTTCTCCCCTATGGGAGAAGGAGTCTCTTACTCCTTGAGTCTGATCCGGACCGTTCCGATTCTCCTCTTGTCCGAGCGCAAGATCTCAATGAAAGCTCTTCCCACCTTGATCCTCTCGCCCCTCGCAGGGATCCTCCCAAGCTCAGACAAAATGAATCCGGCGAGGGTCTCGTAATCACCTTCAGGAATCGCGATTCCAAGTGAATCATTGAGGTCATCTATGCCAAGCTGAGCATCAACCAGATAGGTTGACTCGTCAAGCTTCCTTACTGCAATCCTTGAGGCCTCATCCTCATCAGCTATCTCACCCACAAGCTCTTCTACAAGATCCTCAACGGTAACAATGCCTGCCGTTCCTCCGTATTCATCAAGCACAATCGCCATGTGGCCGTGGGTCTGCTGAAGTTCTTTGAGGAGATCGTCGCACTTCTTCGCCTCCGGGACGAAAAGGACAGGTCTGGCGAGCTCATCAATCGCCTCATTCGGAGAGGACGCGACGAAAAGGTCGAAAATGTGGACAACTCCCAGGATCTTGTCCAATGTTTCTTCATACACCGGCAACCTCGAATGCTTGGCCTGCTGGGCGATCTTCAATGCATCTTTCACACTCGTTCCCTTCTCGACCCCGGCAATCTGAGTTCTTGGCACCATTATCTCATCGAGCGTTGTTTCTCCAAACTCAAAAACTCCGGAGAGCATCTTTCGTTTGTCGCTTCCAACTGCGTCGCCTGACTCGCTTTCGCTAAGCAGCATCTGGAGCTCTTTCTTTGTGAAAAGGAATCTTTCATCCTTCTTTCCTTTTGAGAACGGCGAGACAATGCGTTCGCTCATTGAACTCACCAGGGCAATTACTGGAAAAAAGAGCCTATGGAAGAACTCAAGAATCCTTATCGAACGAAAAGAAACCGTGCTTGCCCGCTCTCTACCGATAACCTTTGGGACAGCCTCACCGAAGACAAGCAGGATGACAGTGACGATCGCCGTGGAAATCACCGCGCCAGTCTCTCCGAAATGCCGGATGAACCATATTGTAGAAAGCGTTGACGCAAGGACTGTCGAGAGATTTGCACCGACAAGTGTCGTACCAAGGAACTTCCTGGGGTCTTGGATGAAGCGGACAATGGCTTTTGCTCTCCGGTCTCCACTTTCGGCCATGTGCCTGACCTTCACCTTATTCAAAGAAATCAAAGCAATCTCGGTCCCTTCGAAAAATGCGCACAAGATGACACCTACTACCACAAGAACAGTCACTTGTTGACCCTCTCTATTCTTGCGCTCCAGACCTTCCTCCCGACGACTTTCTCAACAACGAATCTCGCCCCTCCCCTGAGCAATTCCTCACCTTCTTCCGGAACTCCGGGTCTGAAAAGTGAAATAAACTCTTCAACAGTCCTGGCTTTGGGATCGGACACGTCAAGCCCCAGCATCCTTGAGACATCCGAGAGCTCAACATTTCCTCTCACCAGAAAGGAGCCGTCTTCCAGAACGGTGACGGCCGGCTCTTCCTCATCGTACTCGTCGTGAATCTCACCAACAATTTCCTCCAGCAGGTCTTCAATCGTTACCAATCCTGCGGTCCTTCCATATTCGTTCACGACGATTGCCATCTGAACCTTCTCCCTCTGGAGCTCCCTCAACAGTTCGTCTATTTTCTTGGCCGTTGGGACAAAATGGCATTCTCTCATCACTGCGCCAACCGTCGTCTCCGGTTCATCCTTGTAGAGATACCTGATGAGGTCTCTCGCCTGAAGCACTCCGACAATTCTCTCAAGCGTGCCCTCAAACACCGGAATTCTTGAATGCCTCACTTCTTTCACTATTTCTATTGCTTCTGAGAGCTTCGTCCCGACATCAAGACAGACCATGTCTGCCCTCGGAACCATCACGTCCTTTGCAGATTTGACTTCCATCGAAAAGACACCGCGAATCATTTCCTTTTCACCCTTCTCGATCGCACCGTCTTTCTCGCCGAGCTCAAGCACCGTCCTCAGCTCTTCTATGGTTATCAGTTCGCCGGTCTCCCCTTTCAAAAACCTTGTCACCATTCTCATAAGCTTGAGAATAACGCCAGACACAGGCCGCCCAAACGTCACGATGGCTTCCATCGGATAGCTTGCGTCGAGGGCAAATGTTCTTGAGTGAGAGACTGCAAAAGTCTTGGGGGCGATTTCTCCCACGACAAGAATCAGGAGACCTACGATCAACATCTCAACTACGAGGCCGGGAATCTCTCCAATGCTTCCCTTTGGAATTCGTCCGAAGACGAGTGCCGCCAAAGAAGCGATTGTCACATTCACAAGCGTGTTCCCGACCAGGATGGTGGCAAGGAGTCTTTGATGGTCGGAGAGGAGCCTGACGACTAGCTTCGACGCTCTCTTATTCTCGTGGGAGAACTGTTTGAGCTGGGCCCTTGAGAGAGAGAAGTAGGCGGTTTCGGATCCGGAGAAAAAAGCAGCAAATCCTAGAAGAATGACTATTCCAGCAATTTCCCAGTAAAGCGTTTCGTTCACGAATTTTGCCGGCCTATCTGGCTTTCTTGACTCTTGCCACACCGAGAGCAAGGTCGCCAAACTGCCTGAGTAGTATGTCCTCCTGCCGTTTCATCGCCGTCCGCTCTTTCCGATTCTCATCCCTGTATCCGAGGAGATGAAGAACTCCGTGGGCAGTAAGCCTTGCAACCTCTTCAGAAACGCTTACGCCATAGTCTTTCGCCTGAGAGATGGCTCTGTCGGCAGAAACATAAACCTCCCCGAGCGTATCGTTGTAGTAGGTCTTCCCATCTCTCTGCTTCACCTCTATCGCGAGGTCAAAGGCAAGGACATCCGTCGTCGTGTCGCTCCTGCGGAAATTCCTGTTAAGGCCCCGCATATAGCCGTCTTCGACATAGACTACACTTACACTCTCGTCTTTCCGTCCTTCCATGAGAAGAATAGTATCAACAAACTTCTCAAGAAGCGTCTTGTTTAGATTCAACTTCCTCTGCAGATTACCTATGGACACTGCCATTCTGAGCCTTAAGAAACTCCTCTGGGTAGGCAATCCTTCCGTGAAAAACCCCGGTCAATACCGATACAAAACTCTCCTTTATCTTTGCGAGCTCTGTGAACGTAAGACCGCACGCATCCAACTGGGATTCAGATACCCTGGTATCCACAATTTTTTTCACTAGACCACGGAGCCGGGAAGGTGTCGGGTCTTCAAGGGCCCTGGAGGCTGCTTCAACAGAATCAGCTAGCATCACGATCGCTGTCTCTTTCATCGTGGGCCTGGGCCCCGGGTAAGAATAGTCTTCTTCTTTCGCTGCCTGGTCGGCTTCCTTTGCCTTCTGAAAGAAAAATGACATGATTGTTGTGCCGTGATGCTCAGGTATCGCCTTCGTTATTACGCGAGGGAGCTTCTCGAGCTTTGCCAGCTCGAGCCCTTCCCTTATGTGGGATTCGAGGATAAGGCGGCTCATGGCAGGAGTAAGCTTCTCGTGAGGGCTGTGGACCCCTGTCTGGTTTTCAACAAAATACTCTGCCTTTCCGATCTTTCCAATATCGTGGTAGTAGGAGTCAACCCTGGCAAGAAGGGAGTTTGCCCCAACCGATTCACTGGCCGACTCGGCAAGAGTGGCCACGACAAGGCTGTGGTGATAGGTGCCTGGCGCTTCAAGCATCAGTTTCTTCAGCAGCGGTCTGTTCAGGTCTGAAAGCTCAAGAAGAGTTATGTTCGTGGTGAGTCCAAAGAGCGTTTCAAGCAGGGGAAAAGCGACAAGCGCAAGAATGGTCGAGCCGATTCCGTTCAGCATAGCCCATCCGCATTCGTTCAGGATGGTCCTGCCCGGAACAAAGTTTATGAATCCGAGAGTCGCGATTGCTGCCAGATAGCCGGCAGAGATAAATAGAACGGCCCTGTAGAACTGCCGTCTCTCTCTCAGCCGCAGTACTGAATAAATTGCAGAAACTCCACCCGCGAGCGTCATCACAACAAAGGAAAGCCCAAACCCCGCCAAAGGCGCGATGAGAAGCGTGAGGAATATCGTCACGGAAATGGCGAATCTGTCACTGATGAGAATTGTGAGAACAAGGCCGGCAAAAGAGACCGGTATGAGGTACTCGGATGTCCTTGAGAAGCTCGCGAGGAGAGCCGAGATTCCGAGTACGACAAGCACGACGACGAGAACAAGGAGAAGGATCCTGTTGTCCCTGAAAAGGTCCCTGTAGTGCAGCTTCAGGTAGGCTCCGAAAATAATCGCAATCATGACGAGGAAGAAGAGCCTCCCCAGCGCAGGCTGAAGCTCGTGCCATCTTCCCATCGCAAGCGAACGTTCTCTCCTTGCGACCCGAAGCGACCTAAGCTTATCAACATGCTCGCGGGTGATTCTCTCGTTGCTGTCGACTATTCTTTCATCCTTCAGAACCATTCCCTTGTAGGGGCTGATGACTTTGACAGCATCTTCCTGCCGTCTCAGTGTCTCCTGTTTGTCGTATCTCAGATTCGGGAAGGCAAACGCAAGAACGATATCGATCGCAGCCCGCGTCTCGGCATCGCCGCGTTGCATCACACCCTTCGTCCGAGCAGAGAGAGATTCCCTTAGCGAGATAATTGAGAGGAGTTCCTGCTCCTCCCTCGCGGACTCTCCATTCGCCCGGATTATTGTCAGAAGCGGGCGATCTTCTATCTCTCTTTCACTTGCTTCATCAACGAGTCCAGTCTCAAACAATTCTCCCAGGGATTTCCTGGAATAGGACAGGATACGTTCTCTCTGGCCGTCTTTGAGAAGTTCTGCCCTGGCTGTGCTGCCGAGACTCACCTCAAGGCCGCCTAATCTTCTCAGCTTCTCAGCTTCGCCGATAGAAGCGTTTCCCGCTATGCCCAGTACCTTCTTTTCGAACGCAAGGAACCGGGCCATCTGAGCAGGACCGACGCTCTCGTCGAACCTGAGCACAGGAGGAACCCTTGACTTCAGTTCTTCCCGCTCCCCCGAAAGTTCATCTGCTCTCTTCAATATCTGGAAATCGAAAGGCGCGATAACGCGCTCTTTGGATACTGCGCCTTCCCTCAGCTCCGGCGTGATAATCGCCCTTGATGTTGGAAACAACAGGTACGATACCCCTGCAAAACAGGTGAGGATGAGGAGTTTAATAAAGAAATTCTGTGCCTTCTTTATAAGCTGTTCTCTTCTCTTCATCTTCAGAACCGGACTTGCCTTCTTCCGGAACCTAAGCCTTCCCACCTATTCCTCCAGTCTCCTTGCTTCTGCCGTATTCATCAAAAGCCTTTATTATGTCCTTTACAAGTCTATGTCTCACCACATCCCTTTCGGTGAGATATACAAACCTGACGTCGTTGATCCCGGATAAAATGGTCTGAGCCTCGACAAGACCGGACTGGATTCCGTTTGCAAGGTCGATCTGGGTTATGTCCCCGGTTATTACTGCTTTGGAGTTCTCACCAAGCCTGGTGAGAAACATCTTCATCTGGCCGACCGTCGTATTCTGCGCTTCATCAAGAATTGCATACGCATTTCCGAGCGTCCTGCCCCTCATGTAAGCAAGAGGAGCGATTTCGATTACTCCAAGCTCGACAAACCTCCTCATTTTTTCGTAGCTCATCATATCAGAAATGGCGTCATAGATGGGTCTCAGGTATGGATCCACTTTCTCCTTGAAATCCCCGGGGAGAAAGCCAAGACTCTCACCCGCTTCCACGGCAGGCCTCACCAGGAGAATCCTCTCGACCTTCCTTGCTCTCAGAGCATTAACCGCGGCAGCGACCGCAAGATACGTCTTACCCGTGCCTGCCGGGCCTATCGAGAAGACTATGTCGTACTTCTCCATGGCCTCCAGGTATTCTATCTGGCCGACGGTCCTTCCGGAGACTATCTGTTTGTCCAAGGCGTAGGCGATTGACTTCCTTCCAACTCCCGAAATCTCCTTCTCTGTTCCGGATTCGATCAGGTCCAGAACATAGCGAACATCCGCCTCGCCCGATGATTTCCCTTCTCTCACTATCTTAAGAAGATTGCCGATGACGCGCGCCGCCTTCTCCACTGCACGGGCGTCACCTTTCACAGTAAGAACTCCGTCTCTCAGGACGATTCTCACGGGAAGCTTGTCCTCTATGAGCCGCAGATTCACGTCATTCTGGCCAAGGAGATGGATTGGATCTATGTCCGATATTACTATTTTGTGTACAGTTTCTTTCATTCAGGGAATCTCCAGAGTCGTGTCCTGAAATTCCTTATATATGTCTCTTTTCCAGGACACGGCTCTCTCATGGGGGCTATCGCCCCTCTGACGCTTCATGATGCTCCTCTTCGTCGCATCCTTACACTGTCACCCCTGAGGGGGTCGGCCACGACCCCCTCATACCCCCTGGCAGTGTGCCTTATGAAAGGTCGCGCATTCTGCAGAGTCAATTCGGCGACGGCACACTGGAATCATTCGACAATCCTGATGTGGAGCTCGTTCAGCTCCTTCTCGTCCACTTCGGCAGGAGAACCATCGACAAGCGAGCTTGCTTTCTGTGTCTTTGGAAAAGCAATCGTGTCTCTTATTGTCTCCCTGCCCGTCATTATCATCACGATTCTGTCAAGCCCAAGCGCAATTCCGCCGTGCGGCGGAGCCCCGTAATCAAGAGCTTCCAGAAGAAATCCAAATCTCTTTTCCGCCTCATCCCTGGAAATTCCTGCCACCGCCATTATCCTCTCTTGAAGTTTCCGGTTGTGAACGCGGATGCTTCCGGAGCCAAGCTCGACTCCGTTCAGCACAAGATCATATATCTTCCCTGTCGCGCTGCCAGGATCTTTTTCAATCCGGTCAATGCTGTCATCGTCGGGCATGCAGAATAGATGGTGTTCGGGTTCCCACGCCTTCCTGTCTTCATTCCACTGGAAAATGGGAAAGTCTTTGATCCAGACAAAAGAAAATTTTTCTCTTTCCTTCAATGCCCTTTTGCCCAGAGCGCTTCTCACCGTTCCCAGGGATTTGAGAGCGGCCTCCCTCTTGTCGGCGGTGAAGAGCACCACGTCCCCATCTCCCAGCGCGAATCTTGCAACAAGGGCTTGCTCAAGGTCAGGAGTAACGAACTTCTTCATTCCCCCTTCGAGACTTCCACCGGAGACTCTGGCACTGGCAAGTCCCTTTCCACCGGAAGCCTTCACCAATTCCGTGAGCTCATCCAGTTCCCTTCTGGAGAGACTTCCAACACCTTTGCATACGAGCGCCTTTGCCTCACCACCGGCCTCAATCACTTTCTTGAACGCTTCAAAACTACTCCTCTTCATCTCATCGGTCACATCCGAGATTTCGTACCCAAACCTGATATCCGGCTTGTCAGTCCCGAATCTCGCGAGCGAATCCGCATAACTCAGTCTCAAGAATGGGGTCTTGAGATCAATCCCGAACAATTCCCCGAAGATTGTCTTGAACATCTCCTCGACAAGCGAGAAAACGTCGTCAACAGTCACGAAGCTCATCTCGATATCAATCTGCGTATGCTCCGGCTGCCTGTCAGCTCTGAGGTCCTCGTCCCTCAGACAGCGCGCAATCTGAAAGTACCTGTCAAATCCGGAAACCATCAGAAGCTGCTTGTAGAGCTGCGGTGATTGCGGGAGCGCATAGAATTTCCCGGGACTCACCCTGCTGGGGACAAGATAGTCCCTTGCTCCTTCGGGTGTGGGCCTCACTAGAATCGGTGTCTCTATTTCGAGGAACTTCTTTCCGTCAAGAAACTTTCTCACAAGAAACGCAACCTTGTGTCTGAATACGATGACGTCTTTGATAGAAGGTTTTCGCAGGTCAAGATATCTGAACTTGAGCCTCAACTCTTCACCCACATCTACCTGGTCTTCAACCTGAAATGGAGGCGTTTTCGACTGGTTGAGAAGCTCCACTTCATCCGCGACCACTTCGATCTCACCAGTCGGAAGCTCCGGATTGATCATCTGAGCCGGCCTTGTCTTTACAATCCCGCCGACCCGAACTACAAATTCGCTCTTGAAAGAACG is part of the Candidatus Eisenbacteria bacterium genome and encodes:
- a CDS encoding hemolysin family protein; translated protein: MTVLVVVGVILCAFFEGTEIALISLNKVKVRHMAESGDRRAKAIVRFIQDPRKFLGTTLVGANLSTVLASTLSTIWFIRHFGETGAVISTAIVTVILLVFGEAVPKVIGRERASTVSFRSIRILEFFHRLFFPVIALVSSMSERIVSPFSKGKKDERFLFTKKELQMLLSESESGDAVGSDKRKMLSGVFEFGETTLDEIMVPRTQIAGVEKGTSVKDALKIAQQAKHSRLPVYEETLDKILGVVHIFDLFVASSPNEAIDELARPVLFVPEAKKCDDLLKELQQTHGHMAIVLDEYGGTAGIVTVEDLVEELVGEIADEDEASRIAVRKLDESTYLVDAQLGIDDLNDSLGIAIPEGDYETLAGFILSELGRIPARGERIKVGRAFIEILRSDKRRIGTVRIRLKE
- a CDS encoding hemolysin family protein translates to MNETLYWEIAGIVILLGFAAFFSGSETAYFSLSRAQLKQFSHENKRASKLVVRLLSDHQRLLATILVGNTLVNVTIASLAALVFGRIPKGSIGEIPGLVVEMLIVGLLILVVGEIAPKTFAVSHSRTFALDASYPMEAIVTFGRPVSGVILKLMRMVTRFLKGETGELITIEELRTVLELGEKDGAIEKGEKEMIRGVFSMEVKSAKDVMVPRADMVCLDVGTKLSEAIEIVKEVRHSRIPVFEGTLERIVGVLQARDLIRYLYKDEPETTVGAVMRECHFVPTAKKIDELLRELQREKVQMAIVVNEYGRTAGLVTIEDLLEEIVGEIHDEYDEEEPAVTVLEDGSFLVRGNVELSDVSRMLGLDVSDPKARTVEEFISLFRPGVPEEGEELLRGGARFVVEKVVGRKVWSARIERVNK
- the ybeY gene encoding rRNA maturation RNase YbeY, with translation MNLNKTLLEKFVDTILLMEGRKDESVSVVYVEDGYMRGLNRNFRRSDTTTDVLAFDLAIEVKQRDGKTYYNDTLGEVYVSADRAISQAKDYGVSVSEEVARLTAHGVLHLLGYRDENRKERTAMKRQEDILLRQFGDLALGVARVKKAR
- a CDS encoding HDIG domain-containing protein, which encodes MGRLRFRKKASPVLKMKRREQLIKKAQNFFIKLLILTCFAGVSYLLFPTSRAIITPELREGAVSKERVIAPFDFQILKRADELSGEREELKSRVPPVLRFDESVGPAQMARFLAFEKKVLGIAGNASIGEAEKLRRLGGLEVSLGSTARAELLKDGQRERILSYSRKSLGELFETGLVDEASEREIEDRPLLTIIRANGESAREEQELLSIISLRESLSARTKGVMQRGDAETRAAIDIVLAFAFPNLRYDKQETLRRQEDAVKVISPYKGMVLKDERIVDSNERITREHVDKLRSLRVARRERSLAMGRWHELQPALGRLFFLVMIAIIFGAYLKLHYRDLFRDNRILLLVLVVVLVVLGISALLASFSRTSEYLIPVSFAGLVLTILISDRFAISVTIFLTLLIAPLAGFGLSFVVMTLAGGVSAIYSVLRLRERRQFYRAVLFISAGYLAAIATLGFINFVPGRTILNECGWAMLNGIGSTILALVAFPLLETLFGLTTNITLLELSDLNRPLLKKLMLEAPGTYHHSLVVATLAESASESVGANSLLARVDSYYHDIGKIGKAEYFVENQTGVHSPHEKLTPAMSRLILESHIREGLELAKLEKLPRVITKAIPEHHGTTIMSFFFQKAKEADQAAKEEDYSYPGPRPTMKETAIVMLADSVEAASRALEDPTPSRLRGLVKKIVDTRVSESQLDACGLTFTELAKIKESFVSVLTGVFHGRIAYPEEFLKAQNGSVHR
- a CDS encoding PhoH family protein, which produces MKETVHKIVISDIDPIHLLGQNDVNLRLIEDKLPVRIVLRDGVLTVKGDARAVEKAARVIGNLLKIVREGKSSGEADVRYVLDLIESGTEKEISGVGRKSIAYALDKQIVSGRTVGQIEYLEAMEKYDIVFSIGPAGTGKTYLAVAAAVNALRARKVERILLVRPAVEAGESLGFLPGDFKEKVDPYLRPIYDAISDMMSYEKMRRFVELGVIEIAPLAYMRGRTLGNAYAILDEAQNTTVGQMKMFLTRLGENSKAVITGDITQIDLANGIQSGLVEAQTILSGINDVRFVYLTERDVVRHRLVKDIIKAFDEYGRSKETGGIGGKA
- the aspS gene encoding aspartate--tRNA ligase — encoded protein: MNENPAGRTHNCGELRAKDSGSKALLFGWVHGIRDHGGVIFIDLRDRYGLTQVVVHPENVSKETLELSRSFKSEFVVRVGGIVKTRPAQMINPELPTGEIEVVADEVELLNQSKTPPFQVEDQVDVGEELRLKFRYLDLRKPSIKDVIVFRHKVAFLVRKFLDGKKFLEIETPILVRPTPEGARDYLVPSRVSPGKFYALPQSPQLYKQLLMVSGFDRYFQIARCLRDEDLRADRQPEHTQIDIEMSFVTVDDVFSLVEEMFKTIFGELFGIDLKTPFLRLSYADSLARFGTDKPDIRFGYEISDVTDEMKRSSFEAFKKVIEAGGEAKALVCKGVGSLSRRELDELTELVKASGGKGLASARVSGGSLEGGMKKFVTPDLEQALVARFALGDGDVVLFTADKREAALKSLGTVRSALGKRALKEREKFSFVWIKDFPIFQWNEDRKAWEPEHHLFCMPDDDSIDRIEKDPGSATGKIYDLVLNGVELGSGSIRVHNRKLQERIMAVAGISRDEAEKRFGFLLEALDYGAPPHGGIALGLDRIVMIMTGRETIRDTIAFPKTQKASSLVDGSPAEVDEKELNELHIRIVE